TTCTCCAACTGATTTCATCATAGTTGTTAGCGTTGGGTCTGTCTCAGGAAATTTTGCAAAATCAAATCTTGGTATTTTTGTTACTACATAATCAATTGTTGGTTCAAAGGAAGCTGGGGTTTCTTTTGTAATATCATTTGGAAGTTCATCTAATGTGTATCCAACAGCAAGTTTAGCTGCAATTTTTGCTATAGGAAACCCTGTTGCTTTGGAAGCAAGAGCGGAAGAACGGGATACCCGGGGGTTCATCTCGATTACATAAAACTCTCCTGTTTCTGGATTTTGAGAAAACTGGACATTTGATCCACCGGTCTCGACACCAATTTCCCTTATAACAGCTATAGAGTAATCTCTCAGAATCTGGTACTCCTTATCGGTAAGAGTCATTGCAGGGGCTATCGTTATACTGTCTCCTGTATGAACACCCATTGGATCTAAATTTTCAATTGAACAGATAATAACGCAGTTATCATTTTTATCTCTCATCACTTCCATCTCAAACTCTTTCCAGCCTATAACAGACTCTTCCAACAGAACTTCATGAACAGGAGATGCCTCAAGGCCAGCCTTTACTTTAGGATAGAACTCATCAATATTGTAAGCTATAGATCCACCTGTTCCACCTAAGGTAAAAGAAGGTCTTATTATGACTGGAAATCCTATCCAGTTTATTATTTCCATAGCTTCGGCAACAGATTTTACAACAGCACTTTTAGGCATTTTTAGACCGATTTTTTCCATAGCCTCTTTAAACAGTTCCCTGTCTTCTGCTTTTTTTATTGCATCATAATTAGCTCCTATCATTTTTACATTGTATCTGTCTAAAACTCCTTTTTCATAAAGATCTACAGCGAGATTCAGGGCTGTCTGTCCACCAAGTGTAGGGAGAAGAGCATCAGGGCGTTCTTTTTCTATAATCTTTTCTATGACAGGAGGTATGAGAGGCTCTATGTATGTTTTGTCTGCTATCTCTGGATCCGTCATTATTGTGGCTGGGTTTGAGTTTACAAGTATTACCTCGTACCCTTCTTCTTTAAGAGCTTTTGCCCCTTGAGTACCTGAGTAATCAAACTCTGCAGCCTGACCTATAACAATTGGACCTGAACCGATTAATAGAATTCTACCGATATCTGTTCTTTTTGGCATTCACATACCTCTCAGTATGAATTTTAAATATTTTACTACATATATACAGAGTAATTCCGGCAAAAATTTTAGTGTTGCATTATCAGATTTTGTAGATATATTTACCTGTGAAGATAGATAACAGGAGGTTTTTAAGATGGAAACTCTTGCATGGATGTCAAAAAAAAGAGAAGATGGGAAGGTTTTATGTACTGCCTGCAGTCAAAGATGTGTTTTGGAAAAGGGAGAGTTAGGAAAATGTGGAATTAGAAAAGTAGGAGAAGATGGAAATCTATACCTTACGGTTTACGGTCTGGCTGCATCATACAATGTTGATCCTGTAGAGAAAAAACCTTTATTCCATTTCTTACCATCAACACCTATTTTTTCTGTAGGAACTGTAGGATGTAATTTTTGCTGTAAATTTTGCCAGAACTGGGAAATCTCACAACATCCGCAAACCCATAACGGTGAAGTGTTTGGAGTTCCTTTAATGCCAGAGACAATTGTAAATATATGTAAAACAAATAATATCCCTTCTATCGCCTACACATACAATGAGCCTGTTGTCTTCTTTGAGTACGCATACGACACTATGAAACTTGCAAAGGAAAACGGACTGAGAAATGTATTTGTTTCAAGTGGTTATGAAACAAAAGAAGCTCTGGAAACATTAGCTCCTTATCTTGATGCTATGAATATTGATCTTAAAGCGTTTAACGATGATTTCTATAGAAATATATCTTGTGCAAGACTTAAACCAGTTCTTAAAACTATAGAACACGCAAAAGAATTAGGGATATGGGTTGAGCTTACAACTTTGATAATTCCAGGATACAACGATAATGAAACAGAACTAAAGGAAGCTGCAAAATGGATTGCATCTCTGGACAAGAATATACCATGGCATATATCTCGATTCTTTCCTGCCTATAAGATGATGGATGTTCCTCCTACACCTATTGAAACCCTGAAAAAAGCATACGAAATAGGTAAAGAAGCAGGACTGAACTACGTTTATGTAGGAAATCTTGATGATGAGGATAGAGAATCTACATACTGTCCAAAGTGTGGATACAGAGTAATAGACAGGAGAGGTCATATAGGTCAGTTTGTAAAAAATTATCTTAAAGACGGCAAATGCCCTAAATGTGAAACAGAAATCGCAGGAGTTTGGAAGTAAAAACCTAAAACCGCAGGAGTTTGTAATACAAGCTATTTCGGTTGTATAATAAGTATTTACACTCTTAAAATAAATTCAAGGAGTTTAAGTATGCAGAAGACCTTTGAAAGAGACTCCTGCGGGGTTGGTTTCATTGTAAATATCAAAGGAATCAGATCCCATAAAATCGTTTCTGATGCACTTACATCCCTCGCAAATCTTGATCATAGAGGGGCTGTAAGTGCAGATGGAAAAACAGGAGATGGAGCTGGAATACTAACGCATATTCCTTATAAATTTTTTGAAAAAGAGTTATCAAAACTTAACATAGATATTCCTCAACCTGAAGATTTTGCAGTAGGTGTTTTCTTTTTTCCTGCAGGAAAAACAGAAGTCCTACAAAAAGAGATAGAAAAAATAGTTAATGAGAAATTCAAATTCCTTGGCTGGAGAAAAGTTCCTATTGTCGAAGAGGAACTGGGAATAATAGCAAAATCAAATATGCCTGAAATATGGCAGGGTTTTATATCAAAAGAGGGGATTGAGTCAGAAAATTTTGAGAAAGAACTGTTTATACTGAGAAAAAGATTAGAAAGATTATCAAGAATAGAAGAGTACAAAGATTTTTATATTCCTTCCTTATCCAACAGAACAATAGTTTACAAAGGAATGGTAACAGCCCCAAGGCTAAAATATTTCTATCCTGACCTGCAGGATGAAGATTATGAGAGCGGGCTTGCGCTGTTTCATCAGAGATTTTCAACAAATACCTTTCCCCAGTGGAAACTTGCCCAGCCATTCAGAATGCTTGCTCATAACGGGGAAATCAACACAATATCAGCGAACAGAAACTGGATTAATGCAAAAGCAGAAGATGTAAGGGAGATATGGGGAGATCTGGCAGAAGATATACTTCCCATTGTCAGATACGATGATTCAGATTCTGCATCATTAGATAATGCCCTTGAGTTCCTTGTTATGTCAGGAAAAGATCCTATGGTCGCAATAAACGCTCTGATCCCAAGAGCATGGGAGAATGACGACAGGTTAACACCTACAGAAAAGGCTTTTTATGAGTATTTTTCATGTATATTTGAGGCATGGGATGGTCCTGCCGCAATAGCATTTACAGATGGTAATGTTGTAATAGGAAAGTTAGACAGAAATGGACTGAGACCTGCAAGATTTGTTATAACAGAAGATACTGTTATACTTGCCTCAGAGGTCGGAACTGTAGATATACCGGAAGAGAAAATCCTGAAAAAAGGTAGATTGGGGCCTGGAGATAAGATAGCAGTAGATACGAGAGAAGGAAAGATATATTTTTCCAAAGATGTTATACATAAGGTTGCTGAAGGAAAACCATACAGAGAATGGGTAGAAGAAAATCTAAAGGAGTTTATTCCTGTTAAAGACTATCCTGAGGTTGAAAAGAAAGATATAACCAGAGAGCTTGTTGCCTTCGGTTATAGTAAAGACCAGATAAATATGTTGATAAAGCCTATGGCAGAAAAAGGAGCTGATCCTGTATACTCAATGGGAAATGATACTCCTCTTTCTGTACTATCGAAGAAACCCAAACTACTTTCCACTTATTTCAAACAGAGGTTTGCTCAGGTAACAAATCCTCCGATCGACCCTATCAGGGAAAAGAAAGTTATGTCTCTCAATGTTTATGTAGGTAAAAAAGAGAACTTTTTAACAGAAACTCCAGAACATGCAAAACAACTACTCTTCAAATCCCCTGTAATATTTGATAATGAAATGGAAGAGCTGATAAAGCTCTACGGAGAAAAAGTTGAAATTATACCGGCTATATTCCCTCCTTATGACGATGCCTTAGAACCTGCACTTGATGATATATGTAAAAGAGTAGAAGATGCAGTAGATAGTGGAAAAGAACTTGTAGTACTGACAGATAGAGATATATCCATAGAAGGAGCTCCTATACCTATAGGTCTTGCGGTTGCAGCTGTAAACAGCTACATGGGAAGAAAGGGAAAAAGAAGCAAATTTTCTCTTGTTGTAGATACAGCAGAGGTAAGAGATACACACTCATTTGCTTTTCTTATAGGCTATGGGGCAACTCTTATCAATCCTTATATGGTCGTTCAGATAATAAGAAATATGGTAGAAGAGGATAAAAAATTCTCTCTCTCTTTTGAAGAGGCTCTTGACAATTACAGAAAGGCTGTGAATGAGGGCCTTTTAAAAATAATGTCAAAAATGGGAATAGCTACAATAAAAAGCTACAGAGGTTCAGGTCTTTTCGAAGCCCTTGGAATAGGAAAAGAAGTTATAGATAAATACTTTCCCGGAACACCTTCTCAGCTTGGAGGAATCGGAGTAAAACAGATAGCTCAGGAAACACTTATTAGATTTAATGAAGCGTTTGCATCAGAAAAAGTTGAACTTCCTACAGGAGGTGAGTTTAGGCACAGAAGAGACGGGGAGTTCCACTCATGGAATCCAAATGCAGTAAGAGATTTACACAAAGCTGTGAGAGGAGAAAGCTGGGAAGAGTATCTAAAGTTTACAGAAGACACATGGAAAGAGAAGCCTATAACAATAAGAGACCTTTTTGAGATACAGTCAGATAGACCTCCTATACCTGTTGAGGAAGTAGAACCGGCAGAAGAGATTGTAAAAAGATTTGTTGGTGCTGCTATGTCAATAGGGGCTCTATCAAAAGAAGCCCATGAGACAATAGCGGAAGCTATGAACAGAGTTGGAGCAAAATCAAACTCAGGTGAAGGTGGTGAAGATCCTGCAAGATACGGGACTATAAAAAACTCCAAGATAAAACAGGTGGCATCAGGTAGATTTGGTGTTACACCTGAGTACCTGAACTCTGCTGAAGAGATAGAGATCAAAATAGCACAGGGAGCAAAGCCAGGAGAAGGAGGACAGCTTCCTGGTAAAAAAGTAAATGCTTACATAGCATTCCTGAGAAGAGCAAGACCGGGAACGACTCTTATATCACCACCTCCACACCACGATATCTACTCTATTGAAGATTTAGCCCAGCTGATATATGACCTTAAGATGATCAATCCTAAAGCAAAAGTTATAGTAAAGCTTGTTTCAGAAACAGGAATTGGGACAATCGCATCAGGTGTTGCAAAAGCATTTGCAGATATTATCCATATCTCGGGACATGATGGAGGAACAGGAGCTTCTCCTCTTGTTTCTATAAAACATGCAGGTACAGCATGGGAGTTAGGACTGTCAGAAGTCCAGAGAGTACTTATAGATAACGATCTTAGAGGAAGAGTGAGACTAAGAGTGGATGGTCAGATAAAAACAGGAAGGGACGTCATTGTAGGAGCCCTTTTAGGTGCTGAGGAGTTTGGTCTGGGTACTTCTCTAATGGTTGCTGAAGGTTGTGTTATGGCAAGACAGTGCCACCTTAACACATGTCCTGTAGGAGTTGCAACACAGGATGAAAGACTGAGAGAGAAATTCCCAGGTCAGCCGGAACATGTGATCAGATATCTGATGTTCCTTGCCCAGGATGTAAGAAGATGGCTCGCAGATATGGGATATAAGCATCTTGACGATATAATTGGAAGAGTTGACCTTATAAAACCAAAAATACCTGCAGATCATTACAAAGCCAAATTTGTTGATATAGGGTATATTATCGAAAAACCCGATATGTCAAAACCTATAAGATGCATTCAGGATAGAAATGATCCTCCTAAAAAACCATTTGATGAAGAAATACTGAAAGATATTCTTCCATATATAGAAAGACAGGAAAATTATGCAGGATTTTACGTTATAAGGAATACGTACAGATCTGTAGGTGCAAGAATAGCTCATGAAATTGTTAAAAGATACGGAGATAAAGGCCTGAGACTATCAAAAATAGAACTGAATCTAAGAGGAACAGGGGGACAGTCATTTGGAGCTTTCTGTGTTCCCGGATTGAATCTTATACTGACAGGAGATGCTAATGATTATGTAGGAAAGGGAATGACAGGAGGCCTGATTGTTATAAAACCACCTAAAGAGTTTAAAGGACATTCCCACGAAAATGTGATAATGGGCAATACCTGTCTGTACGGAGCAACAGGAGGACACCTTTTTGCTGCAGGAATAGCAGGAGAAAGATTTGCTGTTAGAAATTCAGGAGCTGTTGCTGTTGTTGAGGGAGCAGGAGATCACTGCTGTGAATATATGACAAATGGAACTGTTGTTGTGTTAGGTAAAACAGGTGTCAATTTTGGGGCAGGAATGACAGGTGGAGTGGCATATGTTTATGATCCAGAAGGATTAATGGAAAGGAACATAAACAAATCGTATGTGTTTATAGATGAGATGGATAAAGAAGATATAGAAGAGATAAAAAGACTTATAACAAAGCACAAAGGGTATACCGACAGTGAGCTGGCAGGAAAAATACTGGAAAATTTTGAAGAAGAGATAAACAACTTTGTGAAAATATCTCCTGTGGAAATCAAAAAACCAGCAACAGAAACTGATGAAGCAAAACCTGAAGAAAGAAAATAAGGAGGAGTTATGAAAAAAGTTGCTGTTTTTATGGGAAGTAAGTCAGACCTTGAGATAATGGAAAGCTGTTTTGATACATTAAAAAAGTTTGAGATACCTTTTGATGTCTTTATTCTGTCAGCACACAGAACACCTGATGAAGTTGCTCAGGTCTGTAAAACAGCAGAGGAAAATTACGGAGTAATAATAGCTGCTGCAGGATTTGCTGCTCATCTTGCCGGAACGATAGCAGGAAAAGTATCTATACCTGTGATAGGCATACCTGTTGATAACTCCTCTTTCAAGGGATTAGATTCTCTACTTTCCACAGTGATGATGCCTCCTGGAGTACCGGTTGCTACTGTAACAACAGGTAAAGCTGGAGCTGTAAACGCTGCAGTTCTTGCAGCTCAGATACTAAGTATCGCTTATCCAGAGATAAGAAAGAAACTTCATAATTACAAAAAAGAGATGAAAGAAAAAGTTCTTAAAGCAAATGAAGAGGCTAAAAAGTACAGCTATGAGGGTTAAGATATTTTTTCTCTTTTTATTTGCCTTTTTTAGCCTGTCTTATGCATCAGAGAAATGGAAACCTCCCCGCGATTTTGTAAAGGCAAAAGTTTTGAGGGTTGTAGATGGGGATACAATTGTTATTTCTATCAAAAAAACAACATTTAATAACAGAAAAACATTAAAAAATCTAAAATTTACAGTGAGACTGATCGGTATAGATACTCCTGAAAGTAAACCTAATAGAAGGGCTAAACTTCAATCAAGAGAGACAGATAAAGATGTAAAAACGATAGTAAGATTAGGGAAAAGGGCAAAACTGTTTACAGAAAGTTTACTTTCAAAAGGAAAAAGAAAATACAGTTATGTTTTTTTAGAGTTTGATATACAGCCTCAGGATAGATATGGAAGACTTCTCGCTTATGTATGGCTTCCAGACGGAAGAATGCTAAATAAAGAGATAATATGTGGTGGGTATGCATATCCATTAACCATACCGCCAAATGTGAAATATGAGAAAGAGTTCTTAAGATGCTTCAGATACGCACGGGAAAATAAACTCGGATTGTGGAGGTAGACAGATATAAATGGCACAGAAAAAAACAGCAAAGGATATAGCCAAAACAATTATTTTCATCGTTGTTGTTGTATCTTTAATCAGGATATTTTTAGCACAGGCATTTAACATACCTTCCGGTTCTATGAAACCAACTCTTCTGGTAGGAGATTTTATACTCGTCAATAAACTTGTTTATGGAGACTGGAGTATCGGAATACCTTTTTCCGGTATTGATTTTTATAGCTACCAAAACAGACTGGCAAAACCAGATAGAGGAGATGTTATAGTTTTCAAATACCCAGAAAATCCAAAAATAGATTTTATAAAAAGAATAATAGGGCTTCCGGGAGATGTAGTAGAGGTAAAGGATGATATTGTTTATATAAATGGGAAACCTTTAAAAAGGGAAAAAGTTGGATATTTTACAGAAAAAAACGCAAGAGCTGTCAAATACATAGAAACAATTCCAAGAAAATACAGTGGAAAAGAGCATTCCTACACAGTAATAGAGATATTTGATAAAGAAGGGAAAGATTTTGGTCCTGTCGAAGTTCCAGAAGGTCATTATTTTGTACTTGGAGATAACAGAGATAATTCCAGAGATAGCAGATTCTGGGGGTTTGTTCCTGATAGTTATATAATAGGACAGGCATTTGTTATTTACTTTTCTATAGACACCCAGTCCCCAGGTATTAGATTTAATAGAATAGGAAAGGTTATCCAGTAAGGAGGCAGGCTTTGAGTCTGATTGTTATAAAAAATGGACATATAGTAGACCCTTCAAACAATCTGAATAAAAGCTCAGATATACTGATTGAAAAGGGAAAGATAATAAAAATAGAAGATAACATCAGCCCACCACCGGGGGCAGAGGTCATCGATGCAAAAGGTATGGTTATCTGTCCTTCATTTACAGATATACACGTTCATTTCAGAGATCCGGGGCAGACATACAAAGAAGACATATTTACAGGAAGTAAAGCGGCTGTTGCCGGTGGATATACTACTGTTGTATGTATGCCAAATACGTTTCCTGCAATTGATGAACCATCAATAGTGAGATACGTTATTGAGAAGGGAGAAGAGGCAGATCTGTGTAGGGTATTACCTGCTGCAGCGGTAACAAAAGGGAGAAAAGGAAAAGAACTGACAGAGTTTTCACTTCTAAAGGATGCAGGAGCTGTTTATTTCACAGACGATGGATCTCCTGTAATAGACTCCCATGTAATGAGAAAAGCCATGGAATATGCAGGTTCTATAGGAAGTTTTGTTGCTGATCACTGTGAGGATCTCAGTTTGTCTCAGGATGGCGTAGCCCATGAAGGAGAAATAGCCGCTGCGCTTGGTCTTCCTCCATTGCCTCCGGAAGCTGAAGACACTATGGTGGCAAGGGATTGTGTTCTTTCTATGCATACCGGTATGCCTGTCCATATATGTCACCTCTCCACAAAAGTAGGAGTTGAGATAATAACATGGGCAAAGGCTATGGGAGCAAAAGTAACAGCAGAAGTAACCCCACACCACCTTTATCTCACAGATGAAGAATGGCTTGATTTCGACTGTAAGGCAAAAGTCTCACCTCCCCTAAGGGAACACGAAGATATAGAAGCTCTGAGATGGGCTTTAGCCTCAGGGATAATAGACATCGTAGCAACAGACCATGCTCCCCATGCCCATCAGGAAAAAATGCAAGAGCACCAGCACTGTCCTCCCGGTATGATAGGTCTCCAGTTTGCACTTCCTATACTTCTTGAGCTTGTTAGAAAGGATTATTTTGATATAAACAGACTTGTTGAAGTGATGTCTATCAATCCAGCCAAGAAAATAGGTCTTCAACCTCCACAGATAAAGGTAGGAGAAACAGCAGAACTTACAGTTTTTGACCCTTCAGAAAGCTGGGAAGTAAACGAAGAAACAATACTTTCAAAAAGTAAAAACACTCCCCTTATAGGAAGAAAACTGATAGGAAAAGTAAAGTACACATTTTTTGAAGGCAAGATTGTTTATAGAGGATGACATGACAGAGATAGATATTATAAATGCTTTGAAAGATGTTTATGATCCGGAAATCCCTTTGAATATAGTAGATTTAGGTCTTATAAGAAAAATAGATCTAAATGATAAAAAACTAAAGGTAACAATGACACTTACAACTCCCCAGTGTCCTCTGGAAAAATACATTCTCAGGACAGTAATAAAAACCCTTCACAGACATTTCCCACAGCTTGATGAGATATCAGTAAATTTTGATTTTAGTGA
This genomic stretch from Persephonella hydrogeniphila harbors:
- the carB gene encoding carbamoyl-phosphate synthase large subunit yields the protein MPKRTDIGRILLIGSGPIVIGQAAEFDYSGTQGAKALKEEGYEVILVNSNPATIMTDPEIADKTYIEPLIPPVIEKIIEKERPDALLPTLGGQTALNLAVDLYEKGVLDRYNVKMIGANYDAIKKAEDRELFKEAMEKIGLKMPKSAVVKSVAEAMEIINWIGFPVIIRPSFTLGGTGGSIAYNIDEFYPKVKAGLEASPVHEVLLEESVIGWKEFEMEVMRDKNDNCVIICSIENLDPMGVHTGDSITIAPAMTLTDKEYQILRDYSIAVIREIGVETGGSNVQFSQNPETGEFYVIEMNPRVSRSSALASKATGFPIAKIAAKLAVGYTLDELPNDITKETPASFEPTIDYVVTKIPRFDFAKFPETDPTLTTMMKSVGEVMAIGRTFKESLHKALRSLELGRYGFYIGLEKEDDQRIKEKIVTPNADRLWYIAEGFRRGWSVDEIHNLSHIDKWFLYQIKEIIEFEKELSEKTLATITQEELDKAKQWGFSDRELARLLKTTEDKVREKRLKISYKVVDTCAAEFKAYTPYFYSSYEKPFGRVKEDGTVETIFDSEN
- the amrS gene encoding AmmeMemoRadiSam system radical SAM enzyme, yielding METLAWMSKKREDGKVLCTACSQRCVLEKGELGKCGIRKVGEDGNLYLTVYGLAASYNVDPVEKKPLFHFLPSTPIFSVGTVGCNFCCKFCQNWEISQHPQTHNGEVFGVPLMPETIVNICKTNNIPSIAYTYNEPVVFFEYAYDTMKLAKENGLRNVFVSSGYETKEALETLAPYLDAMNIDLKAFNDDFYRNISCARLKPVLKTIEHAKELGIWVELTTLIIPGYNDNETELKEAAKWIASLDKNIPWHISRFFPAYKMMDVPPTPIETLKKAYEIGKEAGLNYVYVGNLDDEDRESTYCPKCGYRVIDRRGHIGQFVKNYLKDGKCPKCETEIAGVWK
- the gltB gene encoding glutamate synthase large subunit, with the protein product MQKTFERDSCGVGFIVNIKGIRSHKIVSDALTSLANLDHRGAVSADGKTGDGAGILTHIPYKFFEKELSKLNIDIPQPEDFAVGVFFFPAGKTEVLQKEIEKIVNEKFKFLGWRKVPIVEEELGIIAKSNMPEIWQGFISKEGIESENFEKELFILRKRLERLSRIEEYKDFYIPSLSNRTIVYKGMVTAPRLKYFYPDLQDEDYESGLALFHQRFSTNTFPQWKLAQPFRMLAHNGEINTISANRNWINAKAEDVREIWGDLAEDILPIVRYDDSDSASLDNALEFLVMSGKDPMVAINALIPRAWENDDRLTPTEKAFYEYFSCIFEAWDGPAAIAFTDGNVVIGKLDRNGLRPARFVITEDTVILASEVGTVDIPEEKILKKGRLGPGDKIAVDTREGKIYFSKDVIHKVAEGKPYREWVEENLKEFIPVKDYPEVEKKDITRELVAFGYSKDQINMLIKPMAEKGADPVYSMGNDTPLSVLSKKPKLLSTYFKQRFAQVTNPPIDPIREKKVMSLNVYVGKKENFLTETPEHAKQLLFKSPVIFDNEMEELIKLYGEKVEIIPAIFPPYDDALEPALDDICKRVEDAVDSGKELVVLTDRDISIEGAPIPIGLAVAAVNSYMGRKGKRSKFSLVVDTAEVRDTHSFAFLIGYGATLINPYMVVQIIRNMVEEDKKFSLSFEEALDNYRKAVNEGLLKIMSKMGIATIKSYRGSGLFEALGIGKEVIDKYFPGTPSQLGGIGVKQIAQETLIRFNEAFASEKVELPTGGEFRHRRDGEFHSWNPNAVRDLHKAVRGESWEEYLKFTEDTWKEKPITIRDLFEIQSDRPPIPVEEVEPAEEIVKRFVGAAMSIGALSKEAHETIAEAMNRVGAKSNSGEGGEDPARYGTIKNSKIKQVASGRFGVTPEYLNSAEEIEIKIAQGAKPGEGGQLPGKKVNAYIAFLRRARPGTTLISPPPHHDIYSIEDLAQLIYDLKMINPKAKVIVKLVSETGIGTIASGVAKAFADIIHISGHDGGTGASPLVSIKHAGTAWELGLSEVQRVLIDNDLRGRVRLRVDGQIKTGRDVIVGALLGAEEFGLGTSLMVAEGCVMARQCHLNTCPVGVATQDERLREKFPGQPEHVIRYLMFLAQDVRRWLADMGYKHLDDIIGRVDLIKPKIPADHYKAKFVDIGYIIEKPDMSKPIRCIQDRNDPPKKPFDEEILKDILPYIERQENYAGFYVIRNTYRSVGARIAHEIVKRYGDKGLRLSKIELNLRGTGGQSFGAFCVPGLNLILTGDANDYVGKGMTGGLIVIKPPKEFKGHSHENVIMGNTCLYGATGGHLFAAGIAGERFAVRNSGAVAVVEGAGDHCCEYMTNGTVVVLGKTGVNFGAGMTGGVAYVYDPEGLMERNINKSYVFIDEMDKEDIEEIKRLITKHKGYTDSELAGKILENFEEEINNFVKISPVEIKKPATETDEAKPEERK
- the purE gene encoding 5-(carboxyamino)imidazole ribonucleotide mutase, whose translation is MKKVAVFMGSKSDLEIMESCFDTLKKFEIPFDVFILSAHRTPDEVAQVCKTAEENYGVIIAAAGFAAHLAGTIAGKVSIPVIGIPVDNSSFKGLDSLLSTVMMPPGVPVATVTTGKAGAVNAAVLAAQILSIAYPEIRKKLHNYKKEMKEKVLKANEEAKKYSYEG
- a CDS encoding thermonuclease family protein, translated to MKRLKSTAMRVKIFFLFLFAFFSLSYASEKWKPPRDFVKAKVLRVVDGDTIVISIKKTTFNNRKTLKNLKFTVRLIGIDTPESKPNRRAKLQSRETDKDVKTIVRLGKRAKLFTESLLSKGKRKYSYVFLEFDIQPQDRYGRLLAYVWLPDGRMLNKEIICGGYAYPLTIPPNVKYEKEFLRCFRYARENKLGLWR
- the lepB gene encoding signal peptidase I, producing the protein MAQKKTAKDIAKTIIFIVVVVSLIRIFLAQAFNIPSGSMKPTLLVGDFILVNKLVYGDWSIGIPFSGIDFYSYQNRLAKPDRGDVIVFKYPENPKIDFIKRIIGLPGDVVEVKDDIVYINGKPLKREKVGYFTEKNARAVKYIETIPRKYSGKEHSYTVIEIFDKEGKDFGPVEVPEGHYFVLGDNRDNSRDSRFWGFVPDSYIIGQAFVIYFSIDTQSPGIRFNRIGKVIQ
- a CDS encoding dihydroorotase gives rise to the protein MIVIKNGHIVDPSNNLNKSSDILIEKGKIIKIEDNISPPPGAEVIDAKGMVICPSFTDIHVHFRDPGQTYKEDIFTGSKAAVAGGYTTVVCMPNTFPAIDEPSIVRYVIEKGEEADLCRVLPAAAVTKGRKGKELTEFSLLKDAGAVYFTDDGSPVIDSHVMRKAMEYAGSIGSFVADHCEDLSLSQDGVAHEGEIAAALGLPPLPPEAEDTMVARDCVLSMHTGMPVHICHLSTKVGVEIITWAKAMGAKVTAEVTPHHLYLTDEEWLDFDCKAKVSPPLREHEDIEALRWALASGIIDIVATDHAPHAHQEKMQEHQHCPPGMIGLQFALPILLELVRKDYFDINRLVEVMSINPAKKIGLQPPQIKVGETAELTVFDPSESWEVNEETILSKSKNTPLIGRKLIGKVKYTFFEGKIVYRG
- a CDS encoding metal-sulfur cluster assembly factor, translating into MTEIDIINALKDVYDPEIPLNIVDLGLIRKIDLNDKKLKVTMTLTTPQCPLEKYILRTVIKTLHRHFPQLDEISVNFDFSEPWNTEKISAEGKEKLRKLGWNI